The Sphingosinicellaceae bacterium genome includes the window CAGCAGTCCCTCCCGGGTCTCATCGAGGCGTCTGACGTCGCGGGTGCGTATCTCTTCCTTGCGAGCGACTGGTCCGCGAGTATCACCGGCCAATCCATCCAAGTCGATCGCGGTGCGGTACACGCGTGAACGATGCCGCACTGAATTGGAAGCAGCCGAGATGACCCTGACCGACCATCCACGCGAATCAGGCCTAACGAAGCATCGCTACGCGTCAGTGCATGGTCGTCGCGTCTTCTATCGTGAAGCAGGCGACCCTTCCGCTCGCACGATCATCCTGCTGCCGGGATTGCCCAGCGGCAGTCAGATGTTCCGGGACCTGATCCCGGCGCTGACGAGCCGGTTTCATGTCATCGCCCCGGACTATATCGGCTTCGGTCATTCCGATGCACCACGGAACACGGAGTTCGAATACAGTTTCGACAACCTGACCACTCACGTGACCGGCCTGATCGACGTACTCGGACTTGCGTCCTACATTATCTACATGCAGGACTACGGGGGTCCGATCGGCTGCCGCATCTTCACCCAGCGTCCGGAGGCGGTGGCGGGTCTGATTTTCCAGAACGCCAACTCCTACTTGGAAGGTGTCGGCGATCCGCTGACGGATACGCTGACTCCACTCTGGACGAAGCGCACGGCCGCTACGGAGGCTCCCGGTCGCGAGTTCCTCAAGCTGGCCAGTACCCGGTATCAGTGGCTTGTCGGTGCCAAGGATGAGGAAAACATCAACCCGGACAATTGGGTGCTCGACCAGGCACTGCTGGATCGGCCAGGCACTCTGGACTATCAAGTTGATCTGCTGGAAGATTACAAATCCAACATCGCCAGATATGACGATCTGCATTTAGCTTTCCGGGAGCATCAGCCCAAAACGTTGATAATCTGGGGCAAGAATGATCCGATCTTCATCGCTCCCGGAGCGGAGGCTTACAAGCGCGACCTGCCCGACGCGAGACTTGTCTGGCTCGACGCGGGCCATTTCGTGCTGGACGAGAACACGCCGCAGGTCGCACGCGAGATCGAGACATTCTTCGCCGATTAGTGGTCTGTGCCGAAGGACCGCTGGGCAATTCGCCAGAGGCGGACCGATCGTCTAGATCGACCAGATCAACGCTGCGAGTTTGCGAGCCGGTCGGGAAACCTCGAGCAGCTCGCCGTCGATGGCGTTGACGACGCTTGGTGCAATACCGCAGGATCTTTTGATCGGCTTATACGCCGAGCGCAGGAGGCCGCCGGCCGCCCGCGGGAGCGATCAGCTCGAAGGTATGGCTCACGCCGCATGGCCCCTGCCGATGGGCCGAGGCCGTTCGTCGGCTCTGCGACACGCAGCCGACCGTCGATACTCGTGCTGCTCGTCTGAGCCCTAAACTTCGCGCTCGATCGGCAAAAACTAAACTGGTTCCGCTACTGTCTCCACAGGAACGGTTAAACGGTCGTATGCGCCAACATCAAGAGCCTCACGGTCACGCTGCGCTGCTGCTGTGCGAAAGCCTCATGATCACGTTGGTGGAAACCGGAGTCCTTGCGAAAGACCAGGCACGGGAGACGGTCGAGCACGTAGTCAACGTCAAGCGCGACAAGGTCGTGGTAGGCATCGAGTCGATCGGACTGCTGCGAGGCATCGAACGAAGTCTTGCGGCCACTGCCATGCAGCGATCGGACCGATCGTGACCGGGACGGTGGCGGTGCGTCACGGCCGGTCATGAGGGCAGCCGGCTCCAACCCGTCGGTCGACGCGACGGGGTCGTCCATCCACGCCATAGCCGGCACGGACCCGGGAGCCCGGACCGCCGCCGAGCAGGTATCAATGTTCTGCCGCGGGTCCGCCGACGTCTTCGCCGTGACGCGTTGCACGTTGGAAACGATCACCGCCGCGGCGGAAACGGCGATTTTCGTCCTCGTGACCCCGGATCGCGCCTTACGGGAAGCGGCGGAATCGTCGGCGCGGTATGGCGAGGGTCGACAGCTGGGGACGCTCGACGGCGTTCCAATCGCCTGGAAAGACCTGTTCGACTTGGAGGGGGAGGTCACTCGGGCAGGATCCCGGATCCTTTGTGACGTGCCTGCCCAGACCGACGCGGTCCTCGTGCAGCGCCTCGCTCACGCTGGTGCCGTCACGGTCGGCAAGCTCAACTTGACCGAATTTGCGTTCTCCGTCCTGGGACTGAACCCGCACTTCGGTACGCCGCGGAACCCATGGGGTCACGACCCGCGCGTGCCTGGCGGCTCCTCCTCCGGCTGTGGCGTTGCGGTGGCGCGGGGCATCGTGCCACTCGCGATCGGCACCGACACCAGCGGATCGGTTCGGGTACCGGCCGCGTTCAACGGCATCGTCGGATTCAAGCCATCCGGCGGGCGTTGGCCGTTGGGCGGCTGTTTCCCGCTTTCTAAGACGCTTGATACCGCGGGGGTGCTCTGCCGCACCTTGTCCGACGCGGTGGAGGTCGACGCGGTAGCGCGTGATGCCGTCGGGTCATCTCGAGGCACATGCGATGTCGCCGGCCTGAGGTTGGTGGTGCCGACCAACGCGGTCTGGGAGGGCTGCCAGCCGGCCGTCACGGCGAATGCCGAAGCGGCGCTTCGGCGACTCTCCGACGCCGGTGCGCTTGTCGACCGCCGCCCCGTACCGGTGCTCGACTCCGTGCTGGAGCTCAACGCCCGTTTCGGGACGCTAGTCGCCCTGGAAGCATATCGCTTGCACGAAGCCCGCCTTTCGAAAGACTCGGCGCAGATGGACCGGCAGGTTGCCGCCCGGATGCGTGCCGGCTCCAGCATAGGGCATCATGCAGAGCAGGCGATCCGTGCCGGGCGGGATCGCCTCATCCTGGAGCTTGACGAACTTTTCGACGGAGACACCCTCCTGGCCTTCCCGACCGTGCCGCACGTCGCGCCGCCGATTGCACCGCTCGAGGCGGATGACGGCCTCTTTGCTGCCACGAACGCGATGACGATGCGTAACACCATGCTCGGCAATTTCCTGGACTGGTGCAGCGTGTCGATACCAAGCGGCTTCGACGGCGAGGGTCTGCCCACCGGCCTTCTTCTCTCTGGCGGCCCTGGACTTGACGATCATCTACTCGCGGCTGCGCTCGCTGCGGAGCCCTTTATCCGAGGGTTCCCGCCGAACACGTCGCGTCGATCGGCCGTAGACATTGGCAACAATTCGCTGGAGGCGTCGTGACCAAGGAAATCCTCTGCAGCTTCGGCGTCGATGTCGACGCGGTCGCTGGCTGGCTCGGGTCCTACGGCGGTGAAGACTCGCCTGACGACATATCTCGGGGCCTGTTCGCAGGCGAGGTCGGCACCCCCCGACTGCTCAGGATGTTCGAGCGGTTCGACATCCGGACGACCTGGTTCATCCCGGGGCATTCCATCGAGACCTTTCCGGCCGAGATGAAGGCGGTAGCGGACGCAGGGCACGAGATCGGGATACACGGTTACAGCCACGAAAACCCGATCGCGATGACCCGAGAGCAGGAAACGGCCGTCCTCGACAGATCTATCGAACTCGTGACCGCTCTCTGCGGAAGGCGTCCTACCGGCTACGCCGCCCCCTGGTGGGAATTCTCAGCCGTCACGAACGAACTGTTGCTAGAGCGAGGTATCAAATACGATCACTCGTTGATGCATCATGACCACCAGCCCTACTATGTGCGGGTCGGCGACAGTTGGACAAAGATAGACTATTCGAAGCAGCCCGCGGATTGGATGAAGCCCCTCGTTCGCGGTGCCGAGACCGATCTGATCGAGATACCCGCCAACTGGCATCTGGATGACCTCCCGCCGATGCTCTTCATCAAGAAGGCGCCGAACAGTCACGGGTTCGTGAACCCTCGTGACGTAGAGCAGATGTGGCGCGATCAGTTCGACTGGGTGTACCGCGAGCACGAATACGCAGTTTTTCCGATGACGATCCATCCTGACGTATCCGGCCGGCCGCATGTGATCATGATGCTGGAGCGCCTGTACGCACATATGATCGCACGCCCAGGTGTGCGGTTCGTAACAATGGACGAGATGGTGGACGATTTCGCCAAGCGCTCGCCCCGCATCCGGTAGCGCCGGATGTGCTCCCTCTGCGGCGTACTGGGCGGCAGCGAGCATTGGGCGGATGCTCACGCCCGGCCAGGCACCT containing:
- a CDS encoding polysaccharide deacetylase, with the translated sequence MTKEILCSFGVDVDAVAGWLGSYGGEDSPDDISRGLFAGEVGTPRLLRMFERFDIRTTWFIPGHSIETFPAEMKAVADAGHEIGIHGYSHENPIAMTREQETAVLDRSIELVTALCGRRPTGYAAPWWEFSAVTNELLLERGIKYDHSLMHHDHQPYYVRVGDSWTKIDYSKQPADWMKPLVRGAETDLIEIPANWHLDDLPPMLFIKKAPNSHGFVNPRDVEQMWRDQFDWVYREHEYAVFPMTIHPDVSGRPHVIMMLERLYAHMIARPGVRFVTMDEMVDDFAKRSPRIR
- a CDS encoding amidase (catalyzes the hydrolysis of a monocarboxylic acid amid to form a monocarboxylate and ammonia) codes for the protein MRAAGSNPSVDATGSSIHAIAGTDPGARTAAEQVSMFCRGSADVFAVTRCTLETITAAAETAIFVLVTPDRALREAAESSARYGEGRQLGTLDGVPIAWKDLFDLEGEVTRAGSRILCDVPAQTDAVLVQRLAHAGAVTVGKLNLTEFAFSVLGLNPHFGTPRNPWGHDPRVPGGSSSGCGVAVARGIVPLAIGTDTSGSVRVPAAFNGIVGFKPSGGRWPLGGCFPLSKTLDTAGVLCRTLSDAVEVDAVARDAVGSSRGTCDVAGLRLVVPTNAVWEGCQPAVTANAEAALRRLSDAGALVDRRPVPVLDSVLELNARFGTLVALEAYRLHEARLSKDSAQMDRQVAARMRAGSSIGHHAEQAIRAGRDRLILELDELFDGDTLLAFPTVPHVAPPIAPLEADDGLFAATNAMTMRNTMLGNFLDWCSVSIPSGFDGEGLPTGLLLSGGPGLDDHLLAAALAAEPFIRGFPPNTSRRSAVDIGNNSLEAS
- a CDS encoding alpha/beta hydrolase — protein: MTLTDHPRESGLTKHRYASVHGRRVFYREAGDPSARTIILLPGLPSGSQMFRDLIPALTSRFHVIAPDYIGFGHSDAPRNTEFEYSFDNLTTHVTGLIDVLGLASYIIYMQDYGGPIGCRIFTQRPEAVAGLIFQNANSYLEGVGDPLTDTLTPLWTKRTAATEAPGREFLKLASTRYQWLVGAKDEENINPDNWVLDQALLDRPGTLDYQVDLLEDYKSNIARYDDLHLAFREHQPKTLIIWGKNDPIFIAPGAEAYKRDLPDARLVWLDAGHFVLDENTPQVAREIETFFAD